One window from the genome of Paramormyrops kingsleyae isolate MSU_618 chromosome 3, PKINGS_0.4, whole genome shotgun sequence encodes:
- the LOC111857195 gene encoding solute carrier family 45 member 3, whose product MPGWRAQGRLVLLNSLTCGLEICVAAGITYVPPLLLEAGVEEQYMTMVLGIGPVLGLLFIPLIGSASDRCVSSYGRRRPFIWLLSLGVLLSLLIIPHADVLAARLGRGGRPLQVGLLILGVGLLDFCGQVCFTPLEALLSDLYAEEEACGQAFSMFSFMVSLGGCVGYLLPVLDWSGGLLSTYLGGQEESLFAVLILIFVASVLITMKVSVEEPPCSMAMEPRPLEAVRCTALPRPCCPMPHCRPRLRGPRPLLCLLRACWSVTPALYRSYCHVPQVMRRLCAAQLCSWMAVMSFVLFYTDFVGEGLYEGVPSAAPGTASRQRYDEGIRMGSLGLFLQCATSTVFSLAMSRLVRRFGTRRVYLGSMASFTASALVICLSKSVALVTVMSALTGFAYATLQTLPYTLTCHYHKEEEVFMPKKQPKYSKSNGSLASHEVVCLTAEGASGELSRALCNANGAVFFVGDTAGHSGPLKGPAAAPAPPPAQDHGKRGVGLDFAMLDSTFLLSQVFPTLFMGMIVQLTESVTTYMASSAIFGSVAIYLVGHVVFEQKDLRN is encoded by the exons GTATCGGGCCGGTGCTGGGGCTCCTCTTCATCCCGCTCATCGGCTCAGCCAGCGACCGCTGCGTCAGTAGCTACGGCCGCCGTCGCCCCTTCATCTGGCTGCTGTCGCTGGGCGTGCTGCTGTCCCTCCTCATCATCCCGCACGCCGACGTGCTGGCTGCCCGCCTGGGCCGTggagggcgccccctgcaggtgggcCTCCTCATCCTCGGCGTGGGCCTGCTGGACTTCTGCGGCCAGGTGTGCTTCACGCCGCTGGAGGCGCTGCTCTCCGACCTGTACGCTGAGGAGGAGGCGTGCGGTCAGGCCTTCTCCATGTTCTCCTTCATGGTCAGCCTGGGGGGCTGCGTGGGATACCTGCTGCCGGTGCTGGACTGGAGTGGGGGGCTGCTATCCACCTACCTGGGGGGCCAGGAGGAGAGCCTCTTTGCCGTGCTCATCCTCATCTTCGTGGCCAGCGTCCTGATCACCATGAAGGTGTCCGTGGAGGAGCCACCGTGCAGTATGGCCATGGAGCCACGCCCCCTGGAGGCTGTCCGCTGCACTGCACTCCCACGCCCCTGCTGCCCGATGCCCCACTGCCGGCCTCGCCTCCGGGGGCCGCGCCCACTGCTGTGCCTGCTCCGTGCCTGCTGGTCCGTGACCCCCGCTCTGTACCGCAGCTACTGCCACGTGCCGCAGGTGATGCGGCGACTATGCGCGGCGCAGCTCTGCAGTTGGATGGCCGTCATGTCCTTCGTCCTCTTCTACACGGACTTTGTGGGAGAGGGGCTCTACGAGGGCGTGCCCAGCGCAGCCCCCGGCACGGCGTCCAGGCAGCGCTACGATGAAG GGATCCGTATGGGCAGCCTGGGCCTCTTCCTGCAGTGCGCCACCTCCACCGTCTTCTCGCTGGCCATGAGCCGGCTGGTGCGTCGCTTCGGAACGCGCCGCGTCTACCTGGGCAGCATGGCCAGCTTCACGGCCTCCGCGCTGGTCATCTGCCTGTCCAAGAGCGTGGCGCTGGTCACCGTCATGTCAGCGCTCACCGGCTTCGCCTACGCCACGCTGCAGACGCTGCCCTACACGCTCACCTGCCACTACCACAAGGAAGAGGAG GTTTTCATGCCAAAAAAACAACCGAAATACAGTAAAAGTAACGGAAGCCTGGCCTCACATGAGGTGGTGTGTTTGACTGCAGAGGGTGCCAGCGGAGAGCTGAGCCGCGCACTCTGCAACGCCAACGGGGCCGTGTTCTTCGTGGGGGACACCGCCGGACACTCTGGGCCCCTGAAGGGCCCTGCGGCGGCCCCGGCTCCCCCCCCGGCGCAGGATCACGGGAAGCGCGGAGTGGGTCTGGACTTCGCCATGCTGGACAGCACCTTCCTCCTGTCGCAGGTCTTCCCCACGCTCTTCATGGGCATGATCGTCCAGCTCACGGAGTCCGTCACCACCTACATGGCCTCGTCCGCCATCTTCGGCTCCGTCGCCATCTACCTGGTGGGCCACGTCGTCTTCGAGCAGAAGGACCTCAGGAACTGA